From one Rosa rugosa chromosome 4, drRosRugo1.1, whole genome shotgun sequence genomic stretch:
- the LOC133743932 gene encoding pentatricopeptide repeat-containing protein At1g19720-like encodes MELLRSALLPTTPFFTDPSPSQTPINPHTPKFKFRASTDTTNVPTTPTLLNPQPHLAFTAKKATDFSPGAQPSSEVSHCISLLRGNHVADCRQIHALALKLNAFEVNSWVGNKLATLYSKNYELLDYAQKLFYEMPKRTVPTYAALISAYCHAEQWEDLFLVFRLMVDEGMVPDVYVVPTLLKACALTKMVGIGKMIHGFVIRKEMDSDVFVGNSLIDFYANCGDLGVAVSVFGSMRERDVVSWTALVSAFMNEGLFEEATEVFDSMKVNGVKRDLISWNALVSGFAQNGEIDLAFRYLEAMQEEGLRPRVNSWNGVISGCIQNEYFEDALDAFYKMLCFPEDPNCVTIASILSACVGLKDLNLGKAIHGISLKRQLCGKTHVEGSLIGMYSKCGMKDYAEKVFSMAETKSIGMWNEMIAAYVNSGETEKAIELLRVMHHHGLKPDVVSYNTILAGHARNGQKNEAYELLNEMVRMDLKPNIISFNVLISGFQQFGLSFEALKLFCIMQFPSDRSFADFVLAESIQPNSITIAGALAACADLNLLSQGKEIHGYMLRSGFEPNVYISSALVDMYSKCLDIVSATKVFRRIEDRNTICWNAMIAGHVNNMQLNLALELFCEMLEEGLEPSSITLMILLLTCGDMTALRFGRELHGYIIKSQLDQADSRLASALVGMYAKCGSIKEAKSVFDLEVKKDALLWNAMLSAYSTNGMLNNALALVGQMELVGVVPEI; translated from the coding sequence ATGGAGCTTCTTCGTTCTGCTTTGCTTCCCACCACTCCCTTCTTCACCGACCCCTCTCCCTCACAAACACCCATCAATCCTCACACACCCAAATTCAAATTCCGAGCTTCCACAGACACCACCAACGTTCCCACCACCCCCACACTCTTAAACCCACAACCCCATCTCGCTTTTACCGCCAAAAAAGCCACAGACTTTAGTCCAGGAGCTCAACCCAGCTCTGAGGTTAGTCACTGCATTTCTTTACTTAGAGGTAACCATGTAGCTGATTGTAGACAAATTCATGCTCTTGCTTTGAAGTTGAATGCTTTTGAAGTGAATAGTTGGGTAGGAAATAAGCTTGCTACGCTTTACTCCAAGAACTATGAGCTTTTAGACTATGCCCAGAAGCTGTTTTATGAAATGCCTAAGAGAACAGTACCCACTTATGCAGCTTTGATTAGTGCTTATTGTCACGCCGAGCAATGGGAGGACTTGTTCTTGGTGTTTAGGTTGATGGTTGATGAGGGAATGGTGCCTGATGTGTATGTTGTGCCTACACTTTTGAAAGCGTGTGCCCTGACGAAGATGGTGGGGATTGGGAAAATGATTCATGGGTTTGTGATAAGGAAGGAGATGGATTCGGATGTTTTTGTGGGTAATTCGCTTATAGATTTTTATGCCAACTGTGGGGATTTGGGAGTTGCGGTGAGTGTGTTTGGCTCAATGAGGGAAAGAGATGTGGTTTCGTGGACTGCTCTTGTTTCGGCTTTTATGAATGAGGGTCTTTTTGAGGAAGCGACGGAGGTTTTTGATTCCATGAAGGTGAATGGGGTGAAGAGGGATTTGATATCTTGGAATGCTCTTGTTTCGGGGTTTGCACAGAATGGGGAGATTGATTTGGCTTTTCGGTATTTGGAGGCAATGCAAGAAGAAGGGTTGAGGCCGAGAGTTAATTCTTGGAATGGAGTCATTTCGGGCTGTATTCAGAATGAATATTTTGAGGATGCTTTGGATGCGTTTTATAAAATGTTGTGTTTCCCCGAGGATCCGAATTGTGTTACAATTGCAAGCATTTTATCAGCTTGTGTAGGCTTGAAAGATCTGAACTTAGGCAAGGCAATTCATGGAATTTCTCTGAAGCGTCAGCTTTGCGGTAAAACTCATGTGGAAGGTTCATTGATTGGTATGTACTCAAAATGTGGGATGAAAGATTATGCAGAGAAAGTTTTTTCCATGGCTGAGACCAAAAGCATTGGAATGTGGAATGAGATGATTGCAGCTTATGTGAATTCAGGAGAAACAGAGAAGGCAATAGAGCTTCTAAGGGTGATGCATCATCATGGCTTAAAACCTGATGTGGTGTCCTATAACACAATATTGGCTGGCCATGCAAGAAATGGGCAAAAGAATGAGGCATATGAGTTGCTTAATGAGATGGTCCGGATGGATTTGAAACCAAATATTATCTCTTTCAACGTTTTAATTTCTGGTTTTCAACAATTTGGGCTTAgttttgaagctttgaaattgTTCTGTATCATGCAATTCCCATCTGATCGTTCCTTTGCTGATTTTGTGCTCGCTGAGTCAATCCAACCAAATTCCATTACTATTGCTGGTGCTCTTGCAGCTTGTGCTGATCTCAATCTACTATCCCAAGGGAAGGAAATCCATGGATACATGCTGAGGAGTGGCTTTGAGCCTAATGTCTATATCTCAAGTGCATTGGTTGACATGTACTCGAAATGTCTGGATATTGTCTCAGCAACGAAAGTATTTAGGAGAATTGAGGACAGAAACACAATCTGTTGGAATGCTATGATCGCAGGCCATGTCAACAACATGCAGCTGAACTTAGCTCTTGAACTTTTCTGCGAAATGCTGGAAGAAGGTCTTGAACCAAGCTCTATCACACTCATGATACTTCTCCTCACTTGTGGAGATATGACAGCTCTGAGATTTGGAAGAGAATTACATGGATATATCATAAAGAGTCAGCTTGATCAGGCTGATAGTAGGCTTGCAAGTGCCTTGGTAGGCATGTATGCCAAGTGTGGTAGTATCAAGGAAGCTAAATCAGTGTTTGACTTAGAAGTTAAAAAAGATGCTTTGCTGTGGAATGCCATGTTATCTGCTTATTCAACTAATGGAATGCTCAATAATGCCCTTGCCTTGGTTGGACAAATGGAGTTGGTGGGCGTTGTGCCTGAGATTTGA
- the LOC133742824 gene encoding serine hydroxymethyltransferase 7-like translates to MDFSGAQPGLFLGLNSHQSSIPTNCNQSVPLQLLKEENIRAENEDDREEEEEEEDESERFNLLGHSICPKRPRDMSSPFNQPPAKCAAVESEGLEARRAAVRAWGNQPLAVADPEIHEMMEKERRRQFKGIELIASENFVCRAVMEALGSHLTNKYSEGFPGGRYYTGNQHIDQIELLCCERALAAFSLDPEKWGVNVQPYSCTSANFAVYTGLLLPNERIMGLDSPSGGHMSHGYYTPSGKKVSAASIFFDSLPYKVNPRTGLIDYDKLEEKALDYRPKILICGGSSYPREWDYARFRYIADKCGAVLMCDMAHISGLIAAKECASPFDYCDIVTSTTHKSLRGPRGGIIFYRKGPKRRKQGMHQSNGDGNNLYDFEEKINFAVFPSLQGGPHNNHIAALAIALKQVATPEYKEYMNQVKKNAQSLANALLRRKCRLVTGGTDNHLLLWDLTALGITGKNYEKVCEICHITLNKSAIFGDNGAFSPGGVRIGTPAMTSRGCVESDFETIADFLIRAAQITVAVQREHGKYQKEFLKGLQNNKDIVELRNRVETFASQFEMPGYDTC, encoded by the exons ATGGATTTCTCCGGGGCTCAGCCGGGTCTGTTTCTAGGGCTGAACTCGCATCAGAGTTCAATTCCGACGAACTGTAATCAATCCGTGCCGCTACAGCTGCTGAAGGAGGAGAACATTAGGGCTGAGAATGAAGACGATcgcgaggaggaggaggaagaagaagatgagagtgAGAGGTTCAATCTCTTAGGGCACTCAATTTGCCCCAAAAGGCCGAGGGACATGTCGTCGCCCTTCAATCAGCCTCCTGCCAAGTGCGCGGCGGTTGAATCGGAGGGGCTGGAGGCGCGGCGGGCCGCGGTGAGGGCTTGGGGGAACCAGCCGCTTGCGGTGGCGGACCCGGAGATTCATgaaatgatggagaaggagAGGCGTAGGCAGTTCAAAGGGATCGAATTGATTGCTTCGGAGAATTTCGTGTGCAGGGCTGTGATGGAGGCTCTGGGCAGCCACTTGACGAATAAGTATTCGGAGGGGTTCCCCGGAGGGAGGTACTATACTGGTAATCAGCATATTGATCAGATTGAATTGCTCTGCTGTGAGAGGGCATTGGCTGCTTTTAGTCTCGATCCTGAGAAATGGGGGGTCAATGTTCAGCCTTACTCTTGTACTTCGGCTAATTTCGCTGTATACACTGGTCTTTTGCTCCCAAATGAACGGATTATGGGTTTGGATTCGCCGTCCGGAGGACACATGAGTCATGGTTATTATACTCCTAGTGGGAAGAAGGTGTCTGCCGCATCGATATTCTTTGATAGTCTTCCGTATAAGGTGAACCCCCGCACGGGGCTCATTGATTATGATAAGCTTGAGGAGAAGGCGCTTGATTATCGCCCCAAGATACTTATTTGCGGCGGGAGTTCGTATCCCCGGGAGTGGGATTATGCCAGGTTTAGGTATATTGCTGATAAATGCGGAGCTGTGCTGATGTGTGACATGGCTCATATCAGCGGCCTTATAGCAGCCAAG GAGTGTGCGAGTCCTTTTGATTATTGTGATATTGTTACGTCAACAACACACAAAAGCCTCCGGGGTCCTAGGGGAGGTATTATATTTTACCGGAAAGGTCCAAAAAGAAGGAAGCAAGGCATGCATCAATCAAATGGGGATGGAAATAACCTGTATGATTTTGAAGAAAAGATAAATTTCGCTGTTTTCCCATCGCTACAGGGTGGTCCTCACAACAACCATATTGCTGCTCTTGCCATAGCCTTAAAACAAGTGGCTACTCCAGAATATAAAGAATACATGAACCAGGTCAAGAAAAATGCACAGTCCTTGGCAAATGCTTTGTTAAGAAGAAAATGCAGATTGGTTACTGGGGGTACCGATAATCACTTGTTGCTTTGGGATCTTACAGCTCTTGGTATAACAG GGAAGAACTACGAAAAAGTTTGCGAGATCTGCCATATTACTCTCAATAAAAGTGCCATATTTGGTGATAACGGAGCCTTTTCTCCTGGGGGAGTTAGAATTG GTACCCCTGCTATGACTTCACGAGGTTGTGTTGAGTCTGATTTCGAGACAATTGCCGACTTTCTTATTAGGGCTGCCCAGATTACTGTTGCTGTTCAGAGAGAACATGGAAAATATCAGAAAGAATTTCTCAAAGGTCTCCAGAACAATAAAGATATTGTTGAACTTCGAAATCGTGTTGAAACATTTGCTTCCCAATTTGAAATGCCAGGATATGATACTTGTTGA